The following proteins are co-located in the Sulfurovum sp. TSL6 genome:
- a CDS encoding DUF2391 family protein: MRLRINTEDIIQIAIGAFALAVPISFTEEAWKMSITLPFYNLLLVFVLSVTFLGIYAYYSVFQKQVSKRYDIFILRIFIAYFISALVVALVLLALNKLPIIDEPIIALKRLILIAMPASMGAIVVDSFNKE, translated from the coding sequence ATGAGACTACGTATCAACACTGAAGACATCATTCAAATAGCCATAGGTGCATTTGCTCTTGCAGTTCCGATCTCTTTTACAGAAGAGGCATGGAAAATGAGTATCACTTTACCCTTTTATAATCTCTTATTGGTTTTTGTACTCTCTGTGACCTTTTTAGGCATTTATGCCTACTATAGTGTCTTCCAAAAGCAGGTATCAAAACGCTACGATATATTCATATTACGTATTTTTATTGCTTATTTCATCTCTGCTTTGGTAGTGGCTTTAGTATTACTGGCTTTAAATAAGTTACCTATTATAGACGAACCTATTATCGCTTTAAAAAGATTGATATTGATTGCCATGCCTGCATCAATGGGGGCCATTGTGGTAGACAGCTTCAACAAAGAATGA
- a CDS encoding SDR family NAD(P)-dependent oxidoreductase: MTNIIITGCSTGIGLETAKYLKDKFIKVYPTARDPKDVEMLKDLGFEHAMLLDVTKPEMITMVIENVLALDGHIDVWFNNAGYGQPGAVEDISTPILREQFETNVFGLHECTRQIIPVMREQGQGKIIQHSSVLGIISLFGRGAYNASKYAIEGLTDTLRLELKDTDIYPVLLNTGPIISNFRQTAVEKLEENVDIEHSIFKEKYLRSLKERTQKKVPFKEGADAVAAVVHKIILADQPKPRYYITKATYLLGYLKRLLSTSCLDKLLMKIE; the protein is encoded by the coding sequence GTGACCAATATCATCATCACAGGATGCAGTACAGGCATTGGACTTGAAACTGCAAAGTATCTTAAAGATAAATTTATTAAAGTCTATCCTACTGCAAGAGACCCAAAAGATGTAGAGATGCTAAAAGATCTGGGGTTTGAACATGCCATGCTGCTGGATGTGACCAAACCAGAGATGATCACAATGGTGATAGAGAATGTCTTAGCACTTGACGGACATATAGATGTATGGTTCAACAACGCTGGCTACGGACAGCCTGGTGCGGTGGAAGACATTAGCACACCTATCCTGCGTGAACAGTTTGAAACCAATGTATTTGGACTACATGAATGTACAAGACAGATCATACCTGTTATGAGAGAGCAGGGACAGGGGAAGATCATTCAGCACAGTTCTGTACTGGGTATTATCTCTCTTTTTGGGCGAGGTGCCTACAATGCAAGCAAATATGCCATAGAAGGGCTGACAGATACGCTTAGATTGGAACTTAAAGATACGGACATTTATCCTGTACTTCTCAATACCGGACCCATCATAAGTAATTTTAGACAAACAGCCGTAGAAAAACTTGAAGAGAATGTTGATATAGAACATTCCATCTTTAAAGAGAAATACCTTCGCAGTCTCAAAGAGAGAACACAAAAGAAAGTACCGTTCAAAGAGGGTGCAGATGCTGTTGCAGCCGTTGTCCATAAAATTATATTGGCTGATCAGCCAAAACCCCGTTATTATATTACGAAAGCGACATACCTTCTGGGATATTTAAAACGACTTTTAAGTACCTCATGTCTGGACAAGCTCTTAATGAAAATTGAGTAG
- a CDS encoding 3-methyladenine DNA glycosylase: MQSSYDLWCALKNMGYLKTTRDPLWWPHSGTFEVIIGAILTQQTKWEKVEASLVNLKEHGLLSLEALSRADVGEIATCIKPSGFYNTKAKRLQVLCQQILNEFHTFERFQNEVTRKWLLAQKGIGMESADSILCYGCGREVLVVDSYTARLLEAFGYSFESYMQIQEWMQEGIVVNFDKIPQMYDTEITLHTLYARFHGMIVEFAKEHIRGKNVNTEILKKYIEG; this comes from the coding sequence TTGCAAAGTAGTTACGATCTTTGGTGTGCACTTAAAAATATGGGCTACCTCAAAACAACTAGAGATCCACTCTGGTGGCCTCACAGTGGCACATTTGAAGTCATCATCGGTGCGATCCTGACACAGCAGACAAAATGGGAGAAAGTAGAAGCGTCACTGGTAAATTTAAAAGAGCATGGACTGTTATCACTGGAGGCGCTAAGCAGGGCTGATGTGGGAGAGATCGCTACATGCATCAAACCCAGTGGTTTTTACAATACCAAAGCAAAGAGGCTTCAGGTGCTTTGTCAACAGATACTCAATGAGTTCCATACCTTTGAAAGATTTCAAAATGAAGTCACCCGGAAGTGGCTGCTTGCACAAAAAGGGATAGGGATGGAGAGTGCGGATTCCATCCTTTGTTATGGTTGCGGACGTGAAGTCTTGGTGGTCGATAGTTATACAGCAAGACTACTTGAGGCATTCGGCTACAGTTTTGAGAGCTATATGCAGATACAGGAATGGATGCAAGAAGGGATCGTAGTAAACTTTGATAAAATACCCCAAATGTATGATACAGAAATAACACTTCATACGCTTTATGCACGTTTTCACGGAATGATCGTAGAGTTTGCCAAAGAGCACATACGAGGTAAAAATGTCAATACGGAAATACTCAAAAAGTATATAGAAGGATAA
- a CDS encoding NUDIX hydrolase — MPFTPRTPYLTTDGIIELYEGDTFKGIVLIERKNDPKGLALPGGFVDVGERVEDALIREMQEETNLEVEISKLLGVYSDPKRDPRFHTASVVFIAKAKGQPQGGDDAKEAKLYALEEIPMDQLVFDHSDILKEYLSQYSTDK, encoded by the coding sequence ATGCCTTTTACACCCCGGACACCTTATCTTACTACGGATGGTATTATAGAGTTATATGAGGGAGATACCTTTAAGGGTATCGTACTCATCGAGCGCAAGAATGATCCTAAAGGCTTGGCACTTCCTGGTGGATTTGTGGATGTGGGGGAACGTGTAGAAGATGCTCTAATACGGGAGATGCAGGAAGAGACGAACTTGGAAGTAGAGATCAGCAAACTGCTGGGTGTCTATTCTGACCCTAAGCGTGATCCCAGATTTCATACAGCAAGTGTTGTTTTTATAGCAAAAGCCAAAGGTCAACCCCAAGGCGGAGATGATGCGAAGGAGGCAAAGCTCTACGCACTGGAAGAGATACCGATGGATCAGTTGGTCTTTGACCATAGCGATATCCTGAAAGAGTATCTGTCGCAATACTCTACAGACAAGTAA
- the mog gene encoding molybdopterin adenylyltransferase: protein MDKIKIGVVTTSDRASQGIYEDISGVAIMDTMKEYLRNECEYEYRCIPDEQSLIETTLIKLSRDEKCDLIVTTGGTGPAPRDVTTEATENVCQKLLPGFGEQMRAVSLQYVPTAILSRQTAGICNGSLIINLPGKPKSIRECLDAVFPAVPYCIDLIGGSFMEANEEVIKIFRPKAK from the coding sequence ATGGATAAGATAAAAATAGGTGTTGTCACCACAAGTGATAGAGCTTCACAGGGTATCTATGAAGATATCTCAGGTGTAGCCATCATGGATACTATGAAAGAGTACCTGCGCAATGAATGTGAATACGAGTACAGATGTATCCCGGATGAACAGAGCCTGATTGAAACAACACTGATAAAGCTTTCACGTGATGAAAAATGTGACCTTATAGTTACCACTGGAGGTACGGGTCCAGCACCCAGAGATGTAACGACTGAAGCAACAGAAAATGTGTGCCAAAAGCTTCTTCCGGGTTTTGGAGAACAAATGAGAGCAGTGAGTTTGCAGTATGTACCAACTGCCATACTTTCACGTCAGACAGCAGGTATCTGCAACGGTTCACTGATCATCAATCTGCCAGGAAAACCAAAATCTATTCGTGAATGTTTGGATGCTGTATTTCCTGCCGTTCCATACTGTATAGACTTAATAGGTGGGTCTTTTATGGAAGCGAATGAAGAAGTTATAAAAATCTTTAGACCTAAAGCAAAATAG
- a CDS encoding ChaB family protein yields the protein MPYDTLDELPDSVKENLPNHAQVIYKEAFNSAWDSYADPEERHGDASREETAHKVAWAAVKHSYEKKDGKWIEK from the coding sequence ATGCCTTATGACACACTGGATGAACTTCCTGACTCAGTAAAAGAGAACCTCCCAAATCATGCACAGGTCATCTATAAAGAAGCTTTTAACAGTGCATGGGATAGCTATGCAGACCCTGAAGAGAGGCACGGTGATGCCAGCCGAGAAGAAACAGCGCACAAAGTAGCCTGGGCAGCAGTAAAGCACAGTTATGAAAAAAAAGACGGAAAGTGGATAGAAAAGTAG
- a CDS encoding sodium:proton antiporter, whose protein sequence is MTEYILLTFALVSFFGILSQWLSWYIKLPSIIFLLLFGIVAGPVTGLFDPDALMDELLFPFVSMGVAIILFEGGLTLRFHEIKGLTKPLYILLTLGLGLTWMIVAVSTHLLIGLSWELSILFGALMTVTGPTVIKPLLKTVRPHTDIANILHWEGIILDVAGAILIVLVYKTITLQHLGGMIPLSLASIVATGIISGAAGAFFLAFLLRRYFLPHYLHHVFSLTLVLVIFALSNAIAHESGLLAVTLMGMMLANMKSINTEDILFFKESLSLLLISILFIILSARLDLSALFDIGWSALGLLGIILFIARPLSVMSSTLFSDLTLRARIFLSWIAPRGIIAAAISALFAIRLEEFGYTEAGLLVPLTFMVIIGTILIQGLSASSLAKWLDLREAETTGMLILGANRVSREIAKSLKQQGFTVRLADTDWENIHKARMEGLDTYYGRAVSDHADRHMELTGIGRLLAISPHATLNALASTRFKSEFGSENIYYLQNTEGKKLEKSKASHSTIVGRQLFTDDMTFSKLSSLMHGPGEIKTTTLSEKFTMEAYKEAHNNKVIPLYLIDTDGKLYFFTIDDELKPKEGWRITSLIYENKEIQ, encoded by the coding sequence ATGACAGAATATATACTACTTACTTTTGCACTTGTCAGTTTTTTTGGTATCTTGAGTCAGTGGCTCTCCTGGTACATTAAACTGCCATCGATCATTTTTCTGCTTCTGTTTGGCATAGTGGCCGGACCAGTGACAGGACTGTTTGATCCGGATGCACTGATGGATGAGCTTCTTTTCCCTTTTGTCTCCATGGGTGTTGCTATTATCCTCTTTGAAGGGGGATTAACGCTTCGATTTCATGAGATCAAAGGTTTGACCAAACCACTCTATATCCTTCTTACACTCGGTTTGGGATTGACATGGATGATAGTTGCTGTCTCAACACATCTATTGATTGGATTGTCCTGGGAACTTTCCATACTTTTCGGTGCACTGATGACTGTAACCGGACCAACGGTCATTAAGCCATTACTGAAAACAGTACGTCCTCATACTGATATTGCAAACATCCTCCATTGGGAAGGAATCATATTGGATGTCGCAGGGGCTATACTTATAGTCCTTGTCTATAAAACCATTACCCTGCAGCACCTTGGAGGAATGATCCCTCTTTCTCTGGCTTCCATCGTTGCCACAGGAATCATAAGTGGTGCAGCGGGTGCTTTCTTTCTTGCATTTTTATTGCGTCGATACTTTCTCCCCCATTATTTGCACCATGTGTTTAGTTTGACACTGGTATTGGTCATATTTGCACTCTCAAATGCCATCGCTCATGAGTCAGGGTTGCTGGCAGTGACTCTTATGGGTATGATGCTGGCAAATATGAAAAGTATAAATACAGAGGATATACTCTTCTTTAAAGAGAGTTTGAGCCTGTTGCTGATCTCTATACTTTTTATCATCCTCTCGGCTCGTCTGGACCTTTCAGCTCTGTTTGACATAGGCTGGTCTGCACTGGGGCTATTGGGCATTATCCTCTTTATTGCGCGTCCCCTTTCTGTGATGTCATCAACACTCTTTTCAGACCTCACATTGCGTGCCCGGATCTTTTTGAGCTGGATCGCTCCGCGCGGTATCATCGCTGCTGCCATTTCGGCACTCTTTGCTATACGTCTGGAGGAGTTTGGGTACACGGAGGCTGGGCTTCTTGTACCTCTTACATTTATGGTCATTATCGGTACTATTCTGATACAGGGCTTGAGTGCAAGTTCATTAGCCAAATGGCTTGATCTTAGAGAAGCCGAGACCACCGGTATGCTTATCCTTGGTGCCAATCGTGTCTCTCGTGAAATCGCCAAGTCACTGAAACAACAAGGTTTTACAGTCAGATTGGCTGATACGGATTGGGAAAACATTCATAAGGCCAGAATGGAGGGACTTGATACGTATTATGGACGAGCCGTCTCTGATCATGCAGACCGACACATGGAACTGACCGGTATAGGAAGACTGTTAGCTATCAGCCCTCATGCTACATTAAATGCTCTGGCATCTACACGTTTCAAATCTGAGTTTGGTTCCGAAAATATCTATTATCTTCAGAACACTGAGGGGAAGAAGCTCGAAAAGAGCAAGGCGTCACACTCTACTATCGTTGGCCGTCAACTATTCACTGATGATATGACATTTTCAAAACTATCCTCCCTGATGCATGGTCCTGGAGAGATCAAGACAACGACCTTGTCAGAGAAGTTCACTATGGAAGCCTATAAAGAGGCACATAACAATAAGGTAATACCGTTATACTTAATAGATACAGATGGCAAATTGTATTTTTTTACCATAGATGATGAACTGAAGCCAAAAGAAGGATGGAGGATCACAAGTTTGATATATGAGAATAAGGAGATACAATGA
- the bioV gene encoding pimelyl-ACP methyl ester esterase BioV, whose amino-acid sequence MKYFNGFSLQGEKELFAPYLLNSDYCVAGFSYGAQQAFEYVYQSKVRIDRLILLSPAFFQTEKPSFIRTQLRYFEAGQEAYVKQFLANAAYPSNIDLSNYLEVGTKEELEALLSYTWDQKKIQEILDRGTIIEVFLGEDDKIIDAQKAFDFFKPMTTTYFMKSVGHLLQS is encoded by the coding sequence ATGAAATACTTTAATGGATTTTCCCTGCAGGGCGAAAAGGAACTGTTTGCGCCGTATCTTCTAAATAGTGACTACTGTGTTGCAGGTTTTTCTTATGGGGCACAGCAGGCATTTGAATATGTATATCAGTCTAAAGTCCGTATTGACAGACTCATACTTCTCTCTCCGGCCTTTTTTCAAACAGAAAAACCAAGTTTTATCCGTACCCAGTTACGTTACTTTGAAGCAGGGCAGGAAGCCTACGTCAAACAGTTCCTAGCCAATGCAGCGTACCCTTCAAACATAGATCTTTCGAACTATTTGGAGGTGGGTACAAAAGAAGAGCTTGAAGCGCTGCTTAGTTACACGTGGGATCAGAAGAAGATACAAGAAATACTGGATAGAGGTACGATTATTGAAGTCTTCTTGGGAGAAGATGACAAGATCATAGATGCACAAAAAGCATTTGATTTTTTCAAACCTATGACTACGACATACTTCATGAAGTCTGTAGGGCATCTATTGCAAAGCTAA
- a CDS encoding AI-2E family transporter: MMKREIPNKFQQGFILLLLFTVLMGFIGMIHEFLIALVLAAIFAGLLYPVYRKILYTLKNRAALAAGSTLILTVFLFGLPLAGLTGMVTGEAIQISKKARPIVKKALDNNLTLSEQLPDWLPLKEKLEPFHETIVQKVSEATSAMGSWLVSSLSSATKGTFGFLMSLFIMFYAMFYFLIHGPKLLASLASLLPLSEEDRTEVMSRGLTVTRASLKGIIIVGIIQGILVGLAFWVTGIEGAAFWGSVVFVLSAIPGVGAPFIWLPAAAYLLFTGSTGWGIALVIWGVLVVGLVDNFLRPWIVGNDSKLPDLVILISILGGIISFGPLGIILGPVIAALLDTVLTIYKKTFQNVLPES; this comes from the coding sequence ATGATGAAAAGAGAGATCCCCAATAAATTTCAGCAAGGGTTTATACTGTTACTGCTTTTTACTGTTTTGATGGGTTTCATTGGAATGATCCATGAATTTTTGATCGCGCTTGTGCTCGCTGCGATCTTTGCAGGGTTGCTTTATCCGGTCTACCGTAAAATCCTTTACACTCTGAAGAACAGAGCTGCATTGGCAGCGGGCAGCACACTGATCCTTACAGTCTTTCTTTTCGGTTTACCGTTGGCAGGCCTTACCGGTATGGTCACAGGTGAAGCGATACAGATCAGTAAAAAGGCACGTCCTATAGTAAAAAAAGCCTTGGATAATAATCTCACTTTGAGCGAACAATTACCTGACTGGCTGCCTTTGAAAGAAAAACTTGAACCTTTTCATGAGACTATTGTCCAGAAAGTCTCCGAAGCAACCAGTGCGATGGGAAGTTGGCTGGTTTCAAGTTTATCCAGTGCTACAAAAGGAACCTTTGGCTTTTTAATGAGTCTGTTCATAATGTTTTATGCAATGTTTTATTTTTTGATACATGGGCCAAAACTATTAGCTTCGCTGGCCTCTTTACTGCCGCTTTCTGAAGAGGACAGGACTGAAGTGATGAGCCGCGGGTTGACAGTGACCAGAGCATCCCTTAAAGGCATCATCATTGTAGGGATCATTCAGGGTATACTCGTTGGATTGGCTTTTTGGGTGACAGGGATCGAAGGTGCGGCATTTTGGGGAAGTGTTGTGTTCGTCCTTTCTGCAATCCCTGGAGTCGGGGCCCCGTTTATCTGGTTACCGGCAGCTGCTTATTTACTCTTTACAGGCAGTACCGGATGGGGTATAGCTCTTGTTATATGGGGTGTATTGGTTGTAGGATTGGTTGACAATTTCTTACGCCCATGGATCGTTGGGAATGATTCAAAATTGCCCGACCTGGTGATACTTATTTCGATTCTGGGAGGTATTATCTCCTTTGGTCCTTTAGGTATCATTCTAGGTCCGGTAATAGCTGCCCTTTTAGATACGGTTTTAACTATTTATAAAAAAACGTTTCAAAATGTGTTACCAGAATCATGA
- a CDS encoding patatin-like phospholipase family protein, whose amino-acid sequence MQKDKKTVSLVLGSGGARGYAHIGVIEILEDQGYEIRSISGSSIGALIGGLYAAGKLEAYKEWVLSLDFIDTLKLLDISLSHGGIVNINTVYKKIEEMIGDIKIEDLPIKYIAVASDIKHHQKIVFKEGKLIDAIRASIAIPTIFTPVVKNDMILVDGGVIDPLPIASVSSEDTDMIIAVNLNANVPNTYKIDRPEKEENKLYTKTMQLVDKAKQVIGTGTSTEKPPIDIFYILNKSLDTTQSLIVENILKEYQPDVMIEIPKDACETYEYDKAYEMIEIGKRATQKSLKTLK is encoded by the coding sequence ATGCAAAAAGATAAAAAAACTGTCTCCCTGGTCCTTGGAAGCGGTGGAGCCAGAGGATATGCACACATTGGTGTGATTGAGATCCTTGAAGACCAAGGCTATGAGATCAGATCTATTTCCGGGTCCTCCATAGGTGCATTGATAGGAGGGCTTTATGCGGCAGGAAAACTTGAAGCGTATAAAGAGTGGGTCCTCTCTTTGGATTTTATAGATACACTCAAACTGCTTGATATCTCACTTTCGCATGGTGGCATAGTGAATATCAATACTGTATATAAAAAAATAGAAGAGATGATAGGTGACATTAAAATCGAAGATCTGCCTATAAAGTATATCGCTGTAGCTTCAGACATCAAGCATCATCAAAAGATCGTGTTCAAAGAAGGTAAACTCATCGATGCAATCAGAGCCTCCATTGCCATACCAACCATTTTTACGCCAGTCGTTAAAAACGATATGATACTTGTAGATGGAGGTGTGATCGATCCTTTACCTATAGCTTCTGTATCGTCAGAAGATACAGATATGATCATTGCGGTGAATCTTAATGCGAATGTACCCAATACCTATAAAATAGATAGGCCAGAAAAAGAAGAGAACAAATTGTATACAAAGACTATGCAGCTGGTAGATAAAGCCAAGCAAGTGATAGGTACAGGCACCTCTACAGAAAAGCCGCCGATAGACATTTTTTATATACTTAATAAGAGTTTGGATACCACACAAAGTCTCATAGTGGAAAACATACTTAAGGAGTATCAACCCGATGTAATGATAGAGATCCCTAAAGATGCCTGTGAAACCTATGAGTATGACAAAGCCTATGAGATGATAGAGATAGGTAAAAGGGCCACACAAAAAAGTTTAAAAACTTTGAAATGA
- a CDS encoding rhodanese-like domain-containing protein: MFYKMTMISLLLTSLTAFARTGFEYEGIPVKTVDTKGKIKQIVVKRDIPEECLKIPINNMMVWSENYASAKVPEICKSTYVHTTGKLLPMKLHEDIDTYGELEVLAFIKQMQTDDSMMLIDGRKEEWYAYRTIPGAVNIPFHHLKERKSFEFEFEHEIETLGVKINEDDTFDFSQVKTIVVFCNGPWCSQSVAMIEALLEIGYPAEKISWYRGGMQTWLAAGMTCSRK; encoded by the coding sequence ATGTTTTATAAAATGACAATGATCTCATTACTTTTAACTTCTTTGACAGCGTTTGCAAGGACTGGGTTTGAATATGAGGGAATACCCGTAAAAACAGTAGATACAAAGGGTAAGATAAAACAGATTGTTGTAAAACGTGATATTCCAGAAGAGTGTTTAAAAATACCTATCAATAATATGATGGTATGGAGCGAAAACTATGCTAGTGCAAAAGTACCTGAAATATGTAAGTCAACCTATGTACATACCACAGGTAAGCTTCTTCCTATGAAGCTTCATGAAGATATCGATACCTATGGAGAACTTGAAGTTTTAGCCTTCATCAAACAGATGCAAACAGATGATTCTATGATGCTTATAGATGGCCGTAAAGAGGAATGGTATGCCTATCGTACGATTCCCGGTGCCGTGAATATACCTTTTCATCATCTCAAAGAACGAAAAAGTTTTGAATTCGAATTTGAACATGAAATAGAGACATTGGGTGTAAAGATAAATGAAGATGATACATTTGATTTCTCACAAGTAAAAACCATTGTCGTTTTTTGTAATGGTCCATGGTGTAGTCAATCAGTAGCCATGATAGAAGCATTACTGGAGATCGGCTACCCTGCAGAGAAGATCAGCTGGTATCGTGGAGGTATGCAGACCTGGTTGGCTGCGGGGATGACGTGTTCAAGAAAATAA
- a CDS encoding MgtC/SapB family protein: MELDLNIAKSILLSVLLGFSIGLQREISFALREENITFTGARSFAIISLLGVLAAYFKANFIWITIVITFIFGALLISSFIIRVLRHEKSGSTTEFAAIAAFLIGMIVYDGLYLFATFTTVIVIFILDIRSNILQLADKTTNKDLHSMVLFLLITFIILPILPNHTIDPYQIINPYFIWMMVVLISGLSFAGYIAARLIGVSRGIMVAGFFGGFLSSTATTITFSKKVDEQNKTTRHLASAIALACTTMYIRIIIVSAFIDIGIALKLLPAYLLATITGYMCVYYLYKHSEKCSIDVDFMYQNPLDLKEALKFGLLFGIVFGVTTLLKDWTGALGVYISSLLSGVSDVDAITLSLSTLYREGNLMLYTALIGIVIATFSNSLTKLAIAYTTGNKVLGNYLSIALGIPLTTIIIVLSIQELLL, from the coding sequence ATGGAACTAGATCTCAACATAGCAAAATCCATACTTCTTAGCGTACTCCTAGGCTTCTCAATTGGTCTGCAAAGAGAAATAAGTTTCGCTCTTAGAGAAGAAAATATTACATTTACCGGAGCAAGAAGCTTTGCTATCATCTCTTTGCTTGGGGTGTTAGCTGCATATTTCAAAGCAAACTTTATTTGGATCACTATAGTGATCACTTTCATATTCGGTGCACTGCTTATCAGTTCTTTTATCATTCGTGTACTGCGTCATGAAAAGAGTGGTAGTACTACAGAATTTGCAGCTATAGCTGCATTTTTGATCGGTATGATCGTTTATGATGGGTTATACTTATTTGCTACATTTACCACAGTTATAGTTATCTTTATTTTGGATATACGTAGTAATATATTACAGCTTGCAGATAAGACCACAAATAAAGATCTGCATTCTATGGTGTTATTTTTGTTGATTACTTTTATTATCCTCCCTATTTTACCTAACCATACAATTGATCCCTATCAGATTATAAATCCGTATTTTATCTGGATGATGGTTGTCCTTATATCCGGTCTTTCTTTCGCTGGTTATATAGCAGCCCGTCTCATAGGTGTTTCCAGAGGTATTATGGTAGCTGGTTTTTTTGGAGGATTTTTATCTTCAACCGCTACAACGATCACTTTTTCAAAAAAGGTTGATGAACAAAATAAGACAACCCGTCATTTAGCTTCAGCTATTGCACTTGCCTGTACAACCATGTATATCAGAATCATTATCGTATCGGCATTCATAGATATAGGTATTGCCTTGAAACTTCTTCCAGCTTATCTTTTGGCTACGATTACTGGATATATGTGTGTTTACTATTTGTACAAACATTCAGAGAAATGCTCAATAGATGTAGATTTTATGTATCAAAACCCTCTGGATCTGAAAGAGGCATTGAAATTTGGTTTACTGTTTGGTATCGTATTTGGTGTTACGACATTGCTTAAGGATTGGACTGGAGCTCTAGGAGTCTATATCTCTTCATTGCTATCAGGAGTCAGTGATGTTGATGCGATCACCCTTTCACTTAGTACACTTTATAGAGAAGGAAACCTTATGTTGTATACTGCACTTATTGGAATCGTTATAGCAACATTCTCTAACTCTTTGACGAAACTTGCTATCGCATATACAACTGGGAATAAAGTATTGGGGAACTATTTGTCCATTGCCCTTGGTATCCCTTTGACAACGATTATTATTGTGCTGAGTATTCAGGAGCTTCTATTATGA